CCATATCCATATGCCTGAAAAGATATTCTAGCTCCTAAAAGCTACCCCAGAACAAGGAGtctgaaaaataccaaaaattaAGCCTCCATCTATGAAGAAATAGTTTGACACAGGATATGTGAGATCATGGGATTACATTATTTCCTTGTTCCATTTTTGTTGGCAAACATATTTGAACCTGACTTCTGTAATGACAGGAGGTTGCTGCTGAAAGTTTGCACTTCAGAGTTTTTGTAAGGTGCTGTCGTGTAAGGTTTCCTCGTGTTCTCACCTGCCCAAACAGAGAAGCATCAAAAATACATTGCACATATCTGCACATATAATCTGTGAGCCCTCCTGACTTCCCAAGTGATTGTTAATGCTTAGCAAAAGTTCCTGATCTTATTTACAAATTCTGCAGGACACCAACACCCACACATTTGGGTTTGAAGTCAGTTATGTCAAAACAATGTCTCTGTCTTGCAGTGAAACTACAGATTTCAATTGAAATACCAGGAGATGGATTTTGTTTATACCTTCTGCTGTCACCACATGATGTGGAACTCCTTGAGGAGGAAGAACCCAGGCACTCCATTCAcactggactttttttttttggtcagtcCCTTTGTTCACAGAAGAGATGGAAGAGTCTTTACTTGTGATGATTCagttactttttaaagtatgaGAAAATTCTTCTCATGATCACTGGTGCACTGAGCACATACTCTGCATGTTTTCTCCTCATGGCTCCCTCCTGAGCCCTCTGGCCCCTTCGTTCCAAACACACCAGGAGCGGATTCCTGTACCTTTCACAGGTAATCAGATCCTGGGACTCTGTCTTGTCCTGAACTGGGAACACATAACACTCTGCACTGCCCAGTCCTCCATACTTTGTTCAAAGAAATTGGGTGGAGGTCACACATTAATCTTCTGATGTagaaagactgaagaaaaaaatcaatataaacATTCAGCTTTGACTTCCCCCCTCCAAGAATGTCTTCATTTGCATCAGAGTCCCATTTTCCCACTCACTGTACAATGCAATTTGAGAGAATTTCAAGACTCTTCAGCacattgctttttctcttcctcccttaCAGactcccagcacacacagacacctcTTCCATTTACCAGGCATCCAAATCCTGTTCCTATTatgccacagctgcagggaaaatcatgcaaagggaaaacaaaagcaccTTGAAATACCAGCATCAGAAATGCAGGCGCTGGATCCAGCCTGCTTCGGTGTCTCCCAGGCTTATTCCTGTTCAGAGCTTTCAGGTCCAGCCCACTCTGAATTAGAGAGCCAGGGAAATGTCTAAACATTCCTCCTCAGTTAAAggcagctttttattttttccccttcagggAAGGCCTTCATTTGGGGGTTCCCAGAAATGTTGGATCTCTTAATTTTGAGGCTGTCTTTTCAGGAGAAACACCCTTGCTGGACTGTGGTGGTTCAGGACTCCATGCTCAATAGTCATTTCTGGTTTCAAGATGCAAACCACACTCTTGGCCAAACCAAAGCTTGTGTCTGTCTAGGCTCTGGAAGACCTGGGGATATCTTGTCTGTCTGGAAGTACCAGCCTCtgtcctctccttctccccaggcaTATGGCAAGTGTTTATGGTGAGAGGATTCCTGTTAATGCTTTGTGTGGGGAAAATCCAGCCTTTGCTCTTCTCAGGACTCTCTCAGCTGAGCACACAGTGTCACAATTACACATCAAACTCAGAGATTTCACTCAGCTgaaacagcagaagagaaaaggatGGCCGCTCGTCTTTTGCCTGAGcaagggagagaagagagaggaagaacatTAATGTCAGCTGGAGAGGAATGGCAAGGTTAGCAAGGAAAACCTTGGGAAGAAACTGAGAATTAACACAAATACGATCTATCACCGTAGAGAAAACGCCAGTGGAAGAACCAGCTTCCTTCTGTGCaatgtttcttttctattaCCAGTGAATTTGGCTTGGTGGACACTAAGTACCTTGTAATGGCTTGGCTGTCATTGTTACCACCGTTAGAACTCAGCCCCACAGATCCACAGCTTTCTTAGGAAGGAAACTGCTGAATTAACTTGAATTAAGTGCACCACATGGGCTTCTCAGTGAAGTCAAATAAAAGGCAGAAAGCCCAGAGTTTGCTTGCTAGTGCAGATGAAAGCTACAGTGCTTCACCTCCAGGATTTTATCTTGTGTTAGCATGTGGAGCGTACACATCTCTCTCTTCCTTAAAGCCAAGGGGAAGGGAGATCTTGTCTTTGGGAAATAGGGCTCTCCACTACAATACTCACCATCCTCCAGCAGTGGCTCATCACCTCATAAATCGCCTTGGAGGCCAGCTTGGGTTTGTAGAGCCGAAATCCTGCGTTGATTTCTTCCACCACTTCTGCATTGGTGCGATTCTCATAGGGGATTTTACCTTCACTGAAGACCTCCCACATCAGCACTCCTAAAGCAAatggatggggaaaaaaatcacaaagagGCAAATAAAATCCTCAGCAGGCCCAGGGCCACCTTCCACCTTCTCTTTTCTGCAGTTCAGTATTGGTGCCAGTTActtggaaaagcattttcactTGGATTCTCAGTAGACATCTGAAAAACCAGGCCCTAACACAGCTGTACAATTCGAGGATGTCAACCAGGCTCTCTGGTGCTCTCTGAATGCATGGTGCTCTCTGAAGCATCTCCCTGGTGAGTTTGTGAAGGGCTTGagcacccagctcctgctgtgctgctcgTAGCCCACCTCAGGAGTGCACAGCTTCAGCCACAGCAGAAGCCAGCAAAGGGCAAGGGAAACACAGAATTCACAGGCACAGAGTAGCAAAGGCTATAATCCTGCATTATTTactgctggccccagggctgaGTGGCACCCCATTGACTGTGAGCTGTGCACAGCACACTGCCCCATTCACTGtgtgggctggagaggggcCAGGCCCATGAGTGTGCCAGATCCACAGCCAGGGGACAGCCTTTGTTATGGCTTGGGGGGAAAAACACACAGCGGTGCTCTTATCTGTGAGGGTCCAGAAGGGAGACCAAAGAACAATGCATTGGGGAGCAGGAGTGAGAAGTGCGAGCAgtgaaataacattttcagaTCAGCATAAAGCAAATGGAGTCAGCAGAGCAAATTTGGAAGGGCAGAGGGTTTGAGTGAGGCATCAGTGCCCCGGGACTGACATGCAGAGAGATGGAATGCCTAAAtgtcttccctctctccctccctctctccctctctccccttctcctctcctcccctccccttctcctccccttctcctccccttctcctccccttctcctctccttctcctctcctctcctctcctctcctctcctctcctctcctctcctctcctctcctctcctctcctctcctctcctctcctctcctctcctcctctcctctcctctcctctcctctcctctcctctcctctcctctcctctcctctcctctcctctcctttagcttttctttaatttctttcacttaAATGATTTTGGCTTGCTTTTCTAAGCCATTATTCAGGCAAAACACCCTTGGAGTCTGAAGGATGCAGTGTTAAGGAGAGTTTACTTGAGGACTGAGCCCCTATTTTTCTGAGCTGGGGTTTGTTGGGTCTTCTCCATTTTGACAAGAGTTTCTTACCGAATGACCAAACGTCAGATTTGGTGCTATAGTTGCTGTAGGAGAAAACCTCTGGGGCAGACCACTTGACTGGAAACTTGGTACCCGTAGAGCTGGTGTACTGATCATCCAGGACAAtcctgggagaggaaaagaagggggaaTGCTGAGTCACCCCCATCCTGTGAGAACCCTGCAGGGACCGTGCGCAGCCTCGGCGGCTTTACCTCGACATGCCGAAGTCGGACACTTTGACCACGTGGGATTCCCCCACCAGGCAGTTCCTGGCAGCCTGCAAGAAAACAAGGTGGAAAGGCAGCAGGTCAGAGCTAAAACACTCTCACAACCTCTCAGGGGCTTTTATCCTGGCAGGGCAGATAATGCTTAAAAAAGGAGCATCAAAGTGACATTGTGCCTTACAAAGAGGACAGAATCCTGAGCTTCTCATGCTTTCTGGACATTTTGCAGCATGATCCTATTGCCAGAAAAGCTGTTCAACTGTCAGTCTGACTTGCAGGCCCTTGTTGCCCAGAAAGGGCAGAGCAAGACCCTAAAATATCCACAGCTACTCACAGTCATTGCATGCCTAGTGAAACTGCAGCAGTGACTGATGGAGCATTCCTGAAAACCACtcaattaaaagtattttatcaTCAAAGCATGTTTATACATGACTTATGCTAGAACAGGTCTTTTTGTCATCTTCACTGATTTTAGACATGAAGAGTGGTCAGTACTGTGGCTCTTGAGGAGCAAAAGAATACActcaggaaaaaagacaaaatttctAGGCTTGTTTCTTCTCTCCCAAACACAATTAAGGGGAAAAGATTGATCAGTGctccagggcttttttttttttttttttttcccctctaaagTATTTGTGCTGTTTTTGCAATAAGGGCAGATACAGGATCCCCTATAAACTGACAGGCAGGAGGAGTGTGGAAGCTGAAATtaaggaaggaagaaagcagaggaaaaagcccatctggagcagagaaaaagcCCATGTGGGACCAACATACCAGGTCTCTGTGGATGACAGAGTTTTGTTCCAGATAAGCCATTCCTTCACACACATCCAGGCACATCCCCAGCAGGGTTTCCTTGGAGAAGCTGCCCCGCTGGCTCCTGAGGTAGTCGGACAAGCAGCCGTTCTCCATGAACTCGAACACCAGGCAGATGGGAGCATCCTCAAAGCACACACCATAAAGCTGGACTAGCTTGGGGTGAGACAGCTTCCTGTGGGATAGGGAGGGAAGGTGGGAAAGAAATAGGCTCAGTGCCTGCTATCTTCACAGCAAGTGTGTTAGATATAGCTACTTATGCCACAGGGCTGCATCCTGCTCGTTGCAAAGGCCACCTTTGCAGATGTGTAGACCAAGGACTAAGTGTCATCCCATTTTAATGGTCATGGCCACCAAAAGATTTTTCTCCATGGAAAATCAtccaatcaaacaaaaataaaatcaatttctgTCTGTCTTGACAGGAggcaaatgcaaaaaaaaagcaaacaaagtcaataaaacaaaagacaTATTCAGTTgtgcaaagcaaaacattttacagGTAAGGCTTTTCAATAAAATTACCCTTaagttttacattatttttttctgagaaaaaccACTTTACTCTCCAAAAGGCACCATCAATTGTCCTTGCATTCCTGAACAGCAGAGATCTGGAAGACCACTCCAGACATTGGTAGACTTGGAAGCACAGTAATTTACCTACACTTTGAATTGCCTTCCTTTGTAGCCACCAGAGTTCACCAGTCTCTCCATTTACTGCTTAGATACATAGCAGATAGTCCAAGTTTGAATTCCCTATTCATATTCCTGACTTTGGTCCAGTGTTATGAATGCCACAAAAAGAGTGTGATTGCCTTGGTGAATCTACCACTTACATCAAGACTTTGGCTTCCTCGATGAAATCCTCCTCTGACATTGCTCCTTCACGGATGGTCTTTATGGCTACTTTGGTCTTGTCCAGCAAGTAGCCCAGGTAGACCACCCCAAACTGACCACTGCCAATCTCCTGCACACGGGTGAGCTCAGAGGCATTAATGACCAGTTTTCCTGTTGATTGCAAGGGAGAAAGAGTAGGGATCAAGCAGTAGAATGccaaacaaaaagcttttgtgGATTAAACACTGAGGCAGGATTCCAAGTGAGACTTTCTGGCTCTCCTTCAAATTGCCTGTCTGACATTTGGTAGCTCATTTGACTAGACCCTGCTGCAGGTCATGTTCAAGGGTAGGAACAACAACATCCCCTTTCTCCCCACTTTGTCCTGCCTATCCAGTTCTTCAGGGAGGATTGTTTCTACCATGCATATGTGCAGTACCCAGCACAACATGGAGTTGGAGTTTCTTTGAAGTCTCCAAGAATTACAGTAAAAATGATACCGGCAAATTTTTATTGACGACGATATTCAAATGAAGGCATCTTTCAGGAGGGACTCGGCTTTCACCAAATTATTCTACACTCCCATTTCCATCCCCTTTGTTCAACATTCATTTTAGTATTTAATGTTGACTTCACTGAGCCCCTGGGGCTCTCATCACCTCCCTCAAAGCACTGCACAATCAGTTCAGTCATTTATCAACAGCCATGACAAAGATGGCAATCTGGTGAACAGTGCAGTGACCTGAACGAAGCTATTTATTGTGGCTGTAATCACATGAATATTCATCAGTATCCATGGGGATGTGCAGGATCACCCAGCTAACCAGCCAGGAGTGGGATTCCCATGTAGAGAGAACCTTACCATAGCTGAGCCCTGCGGTGATCGGGGCCTTTCTCCTCCAAGAAGAGACCGCGTATCGCAGCCGCGTCACGAgacctggggacacggggacaggagGGTTCCCATTACTGCCACAGCCATGGGGAGCGGGGCTGCCACCACCCCAGAGGGCAGCTTGGACTCTGGAAGCAGATTTATTGCACTGAGTTCTCAGCTCCACTTGAGGGCAGCTGAACCTCTGTGCAGGCTCTGGTTTCCTGCCGGTGAGAAGGAAGTCCAATTCTGAGCACTTTCAGCTTATTTCCCGTTTTCACATCCAGAGCTTTGAGTCTCTATTAACTCTGTTGAATTTCCAAATGGTACTTTGTATTCATAGGGTATTTTTGAAGCTCAGTGTTTCCCTTTGTACTCCTGGACTGTGGGGATGGGAGTCACCATGTCTGGCTATGGATCCTGGCCATGTCCTTGACTTTGTGTCAAATCAAGGCCCAGGGATAGATCACCTCAAGaaggacctggcagtgctgataTCCCCCCAGGGCTCTCTATAATATGTCACTATGACATCTGTGGTCAGCCTTAGAAGGACAACCAGAGTGAGGATGTAATGCTGGAAGCTGGAAGCTGGACTGAAATGGTCATTTCAGAATAAGTGGGAGAAAAGGTGATGCCATTTAACACTTCATTGTAAGGACAGAGGGCTTGGGAGCCCTCCTCAATTCAAAACAGTCACCTGGCAAACCAGCAACTTCTCTGTTCAGCATCAGCTTCACTGACCTGCTGCGTTGTGCTGGTGGTAGTTGATGAGGTCGGGGATGGAGTCAAACACGTGCTTTTCTGCCAAGTAGTATCGCTTGGGAAAGTCGGTTGTCTCATTGATGTGATAATGCTTTATAACAGGATTGTTGTCCGTGCTGAAAAAGAGGAGGTTTTCTTTGAGAGAAAATAGCTTGCAGCAAAAAGACAGGGATCTGGGGTATAAACAGAAACAAGTGAGCAAAGGGGAGAACCTTCCCCCAGAATGAACGGGGGAGGAGCAAGGAGTGAGCTGCAGTTGCTAATGAAGTCTGTGTACTTGCATGTCCTCCCTCTCACTCGCAGATGGTCTCATCTCGAGAGAAAGGCTGAGGTTTCCTGATAAGAGAAGGTTGAGTACTAAGTTTGTCTGCCTCTTCTTTGTGAAACACGACTTTCTGCCCCATCACTGAAACCCTTTCACTTGCCTTGCTCTACCCACCTCTGATGAGTCCAGCACACAGCCCTTGTTGATCCTACTGACACTTCAGGGGACAGTGCCATCAGAATGACAACCCCAGTGATGTCCAAGGGACTATTTATAGGCACATATTTAAATGCAGGGAGAAGTGGAGCCTTTAATACACTTTGGGACTGGCAGCTGactcttctgccttttttggaagtgttttccCTCTATCATTTTCATGAGCCTTCTGCTCTCTTGTTTTAATGCCAAAACAACTATACAGAGATTACACACTCATAGAAGCCATTTCATTGATGTAATTGATGTGAaaagctgctgagctcagctgtACCTTAATGCTTTGGTGAAAACAGAGACTGTGTACATGCCAGGCTGCCTCGAATCTCTCACCATGAAGGCCCCTTCCCTACCCTGGAACAGgagcaaagaagagaaaactggTTAGAgacataatggaaaaaaaaaaaaaagaagcaggcTGGGGGCAAAGCTGTGCTTATTTCAGCCCTGTCATGAGGATGTGCTAAacatataggaaaaaaaagagccatCACCCCACTGACAGAGCTTGGTGTGTTCCATGCACAGCTCTGGTGGCTGGCCAGGGCCTGCGGGTCTCTCTTGGGTGGTTTGTGCTTTCAGCTCAGCTTCCTCTCGGAGCTCTCAGAGGAAATGAGACTTAGGCTCCTGTGCTGAGTAcgtgtgggtgtgggtgtgccTCTCTGTCCCTCCAAGTCTCTCCTCTGGAAATTCTGAATCCATTGACTGCCCTCAGCCCTATCTGACAGAACACATGTTCAATGAAACGTGTGGCCAAATGGAAAGGCAAACCCCTCTGAGTGCTCCCCATGGAGTGAGCAGCCACAGAACAAATCACAGCTTATCCAACACTAGAGAATCCATATGGGAGTGTAGGAACAATAATTTACCCATGTACCACAAATTGGAAAACCCTGGACATGATCCTGCCCTTTCATAGGCATACCAGGCATCCAGTATCTAAACATAAATGGGTAAGAAAGCAGTCCTCCTGCACTCTGGCACTcacaaaacctttcttttttaacttttcactGTAATTGTCTTCTACTCGTCTGAATGCTAAAATGCCTCACAGGGCATGATCCCACTGGCCCAGATGGATCAGATGGCAAAGGAGAATTAACATCACAGTTTGGCTGGAATGTGCTGTACTGACCTATGTATTGGTAATAAACCCcgcattttttcttctgtttgcagaaaaagaagcttttcaTCCGGCATCCCAAGTGCTTGACTTTTTTCATCCCCTCCTCCTTTGCTTTACACTGTAGGTTTCCTCCATTTTATGTCTCCTACCCACCCACAACACTCCATGCAGAGCTAATCCACCAAGTGCACCCTGCCTGGGCCTCTTTCCCTAGAGGTTTGATCAGCTCCAGGTGAACacagaggctgagctgctcctgcatcccCTGGGTATGAGCTGCTGGCTCTCAgtgtgcagctctgcccaggtgGGATCAGCCTGCTGAGCTGTGAACTTCCCAGGTTTGGCTCTTCAGTGTCTGCACAACATCTGCTGCATCTGCACCACACAATATCTGGCACAGGGAAGCTCTAAAAAAGCTCTCTCTGCTGCTATAGAAGCATTTGATTATGCACAGTGAGGGCTTTAGGACTGGAGGTGGGCAAGTTTTGGAGGCAGCATCCTGCCCAAGTTATATTAAGGTCGATTCTTGCCCGTCTGTTCTCACTTCTGACCAAGGCTGGCCAAAGATCACTCACAAACCTGGCCAGATTTCTGGGGGGAGCTGTGAGGTTTGCAAGGCTTTGAACCAGAAGTCTCTGCAGCCACATGGGGGTAGTTACCACAGAAGAGTTGTACTGGTAGGACcgaaagaaaaaataagaccACTAAACCATGTGGGGACATGTCCTGTAGTAGTTTATacaagaatttttaaaaccatACAAAAATGCTCTTATTTCCATAAAATGCTACTGTTGCAAGAAGGAACACTTTATTTGTGTTTATTAACAGGGCCACCTGTTAATGTAAGAGCTGATTTAAAAATTAGGGTTGTGTTTGTGTGGAAAATTTGAACAAGAAGCttattctttgtattttcagtaCAGTCTTCACTGGAAAACTCTGGCTCAACTGCAAAATTAAAGATGTGTGcttacatgcacacacacacacaaaattaaaaatacaaaacccacAGCCATACTTTTGGCTTTCACCCAAAGTACTTCAGCACAAGATTGGTTAGATTTTCAGAGAACTACTGGCATGCACAGGCCtcctgcagagacagaaaagatgAGCTAAAATCACAGTTTCCAGCTGGCACAGTGGTCTGAAGCAGTGttttccagcagccccagtCACTGGGTGTGTTTGGATGGCACAGCTCCATCCACGCTCAGCTAACAGTGGAGATAAGGGGGGTGTGCTGGTGGTCCTTTATCTCACATCACACACTAaggacacaaacacagcagggaCCCAGGGTTCATCTCTTTTACACAAA
Above is a window of Corvus moneduloides isolate bCorMon1 chromosome 15, bCorMon1.pri, whole genome shotgun sequence DNA encoding:
- the ITK gene encoding tyrosine-protein kinase ITK/TSK; translation: MSWETNILGSAMNNCVLLEELLIKKSQQKRRTSPSNFKVRFFVLTKSKLAYYEHRHGKKRTLKGSVELSRIKCVEIVKSDIIIPCQYKYPFQIVHDSYILYVFAPNRESRQRWVLTLKEETRYNNSLALKCHPDFWLDGKWRCCAQTEKMAAGCVVYDPTKNASKKPLPPTPEDNWKLLLDPKEAVVMAIYDYEAQNPQELTLQYNEEYYVIDSSEEHWWLIQDKNGHEGYVPSSYLVEKSPENLQMYEWYNKNISRSKAETLLRDEGREGAFMVRDSRQPGMYTVSVFTKALSTDNNPVIKHYHINETTDFPKRYYLAEKHVFDSIPDLINYHQHNAAGLVTRLRYAVSSWRRKAPITAGLSYGKLVINASELTRVQEIGSGQFGVVYLGYLLDKTKVAIKTIREGAMSEEDFIEEAKVLMKLSHPKLVQLYGVCFEDAPICLVFEFMENGCLSDYLRSQRGSFSKETLLGMCLDVCEGMAYLEQNSVIHRDLAARNCLVGESHVVKVSDFGMSRIVLDDQYTSSTGTKFPVKWSAPEVFSYSNYSTKSDVWSFGVLMWEVFSEGKIPYENRTNAEVVEEINAGFRLYKPKLASKAIYEVMSHCWRMAKDERPSFSLLLFQLSEISEFDV